One segment of Desmodus rotundus isolate HL8 chromosome 6, HLdesRot8A.1, whole genome shotgun sequence DNA contains the following:
- the NKX2-5 gene encoding homeobox protein Nkx-2.5: protein MFPSPALTPTPFSVKDILNLEQQQRSLASGELSARLEATLAPASCMLAAFKPEAYAGPEASVPGLPELRTELGPAPSPAKCAPAFAAAPAFYPRAYGDPDPAKDLRADKKELCALQKAVELEKPEADSAERPRARRRRKPRVLFSQAQVYELERRFKQQRYLSAPERDQLASVLKLTSTQVKIWFQNRRYKCKRQRQDQTLELVGLPPPPPPPARRIAVPVLVRDGKPCLGDSAPYAPAYGVGLNAYGYNAYPAYPGYGGAACSPGYGCAAAYPAGPPPAQSATAAANNNFVNFSVGDLNAVQNPGIPQGNSGVSALHGIRAW, encoded by the exons AtgttccccagccctgccctgactCCCACGCCGTTCTCGGTCAAAGACATCCTGAacctggagcagcagcagcgcAGCCTGGCCTCCGGGGAGCTCTCGGCACGCCTGGAGGCCACCCTGGCGCCCGCCTCCTGCATGCTGGCCGCCTTCAAGCCCGAGGCCTACGCGGGGCCCGAGGCCTCTGTGCCCGGCCTTCCCGAGCTGCGCACGGAGTTGGGCCCCGCGCCCTCGCCGGCCAAGTGCGCGCCAGCCTTCGCGGCCGCCCCCGCCTTCTACCCGCGTGCCTACGGCGATCCCGACCCTGCCAAGGACCTTCGGGCGGATAAAAAAG AGCTGTGTGCGCTGCAGAAGGCTGTGGAGCTGGAGAAGCCGGAGGCCGACAGCGCGGAGCGACCCCGGGCGCGACGGCGGAGGAAGCCGCGCGTGCTTTTCTCGCAGGCGCAGGTCTACGAGCTGGAGCGGCGCTTCAAGCAGCAGCGGTACCTGTCGGCCCCCGAGCGCGACCAGCTGGCCAGCGTGCTGAAGCTCACGTCCACACAGGTCAAGATCTGGTTCCAGAACCGGCGCTACAAGTGCAAGCGGCAGCGGCAGGACCAGACTCTGGAGCTGGTGGGGctgcccccgccgccgccgccgcccgcgcgCAGGATCGCGGTGCCCGTGCTGGTGCGGGATGGCAAGCCCTGCCTAGGGGACTCCGCGCCCTACGCGCCCGCCTACGGCGTGGGCCTCAACGCCTACGGCTATAACGCCTACCCTGCCTACCCGGGCTACGGGGGCGCGGCCTGCAGCCCGGGCTACGGCTGCGCCGCAGCTTACCCCGCGGGGCCGCCCCCGGCGCAGTCGGCTACGGCCGCGGCCAACAACAACTTCGTGAACTTCAGCGTCGGGGACTTGAACGCGGTGCAGAACCCCGGGATCCCGCAGGGCAACTCGGGAGTGTCTGCGTTGCACGGCATCCGAGCCTGGTAG